In Pasteurella multocida subsp. multocida OH4807, a genomic segment contains:
- a CDS encoding hypothetical protein (COG0730 Predicted permeases), which translates to MEIGIEIIALLFVVAFVAGFIDAIAGGGGLITIPALLMTGMPPALALGTNKLQACGGSFSASVYFLRQRAVNLSEVWLILFMTFAGASLGTILIQLVDSSMIKKVLPFLILAIGFYFLLTPKLGDEDRQTRITYQKFAFTAGLGIGFYDGFFGPGTGSLLSLAFVMLLGFNLTKATAHAKVLNFTSNIASLIFFLIGGQILWSVGLAMMVGQAIGANLGAKMVLTKGKSLIRPMVVLMSFIMTIKMAYDQGWFS; encoded by the coding sequence ATGGAGATCGGGATCGAGATTATTGCGCTGTTATTTGTTGTGGCGTTCGTTGCGGGCTTTATTGACGCCATTGCAGGAGGGGGAGGACTCATTACTATTCCTGCCTTATTGATGACAGGTATGCCGCCTGCTTTAGCATTGGGTACCAATAAACTGCAGGCTTGTGGTGGCTCATTTTCAGCGAGTGTGTATTTCTTGCGTCAAAGAGCGGTCAATTTATCAGAAGTTTGGTTAATCTTATTCATGACTTTCGCTGGCGCGTCTCTCGGTACTATCTTAATTCAACTGGTAGACAGTTCCATGATTAAGAAAGTGCTCCCTTTTTTGATTTTAGCGATTGGCTTTTATTTTTTACTGACGCCTAAATTAGGCGATGAAGATCGTCAAACACGTATTACTTATCAAAAATTTGCCTTTACGGCGGGGTTGGGAATCGGTTTTTATGATGGTTTTTTTGGACCCGGAACAGGTTCTCTGCTGAGTCTAGCTTTTGTGATGTTGCTCGGTTTCAATCTTACAAAAGCAACCGCCCATGCTAAAGTATTAAACTTTACGTCAAATATTGCGTCATTGATTTTCTTTCTTATCGGTGGACAGATCTTATGGTCTGTGGGTTTGGCGATGATGGTGGGACAAGCCATTGGTGCAAATTTAGGAGCGAAAATGGTGTTGACTAAAGGGAAATCTCTTATTCGCCCAATG
- the mepA gene encoding penicillin-insensitive murein endopeptidase (COG3770 Murein endopeptidase): MFKIMAILSTLLAVCSSAIVYASPQEWQKIKRPIPGKPEPIGGYSNGCIIGAQALPYKGEGYQVIRKNRNRYYGHPDMIDYLRRLGKKAKAAGLPTMLVGDIAMPGGGRFLTGHASHQMGLDADIWLRMGTLSDKDALNSDGKGLLVVDRKAQRVDERVWNQHHATLIKLAAQEPNVTRIFVNPAIKLKLCQTAGQDRAWLHKVRPWFGHDSHFHVRLACPQGANYCENQAPVPAGDGCGAELYSWFEPPKPSKTPSEPKTIPQAPPLCQQVLNAPNRSEWLE; this comes from the coding sequence ATGTTTAAAATAATGGCAATATTGAGCACACTTCTGGCAGTTTGTAGTAGCGCAATAGTTTATGCCTCGCCACAAGAGTGGCAAAAAATTAAACGCCCTATTCCAGGAAAGCCAGAACCAATAGGGGGGTACTCGAATGGCTGCATTATTGGAGCGCAGGCATTGCCTTATAAAGGGGAAGGCTACCAGGTTATCCGTAAAAATCGCAATCGCTATTATGGTCACCCTGATATGATTGACTATTTACGACGTCTTGGCAAAAAAGCGAAAGCCGCCGGATTACCAACGATGTTAGTGGGCGATATTGCGATGCCAGGTGGTGGGCGTTTCCTCACAGGGCATGCCAGTCATCAAATGGGATTAGATGCGGATATTTGGTTACGCATGGGGACGCTGTCTGATAAAGATGCGCTAAATTCCGATGGAAAAGGATTGTTAGTCGTCGATCGCAAAGCGCAACGAGTGGATGAAAGGGTATGGAATCAACACCACGCTACTTTGATAAAATTAGCTGCTCAGGAGCCAAACGTGACGCGGATTTTTGTGAATCCAGCGATTAAACTAAAATTGTGTCAAACGGCAGGTCAAGATCGTGCGTGGTTACATAAAGTGCGTCCTTGGTTTGGGCATGATTCACATTTTCATGTCCGTTTAGCTTGTCCTCAGGGCGCAAATTATTGTGAAAACCAAGCCCCTGTTCCAGCAGGAGATGGCTGTGGTGCAGAACTGTATTCTTGGTTTGAGCCTCCTAAACCTTCAAAAACGCCAAGTGAGCCGAAAACGATTCCTCAAGCGCCGCCTTTATGTCAACAGGTGTTAAATGCACCCAATCGCAGTGAATGGTTAGAATAG